GACCAGTTCAGGAATTTCGAGGAGCGCGGCGACCATTTCCGCAGCCTCGTCCGGGACATCCCGGGCCTGGTGGGGCGGGGCGAGCGTTGAGCGTGGGCGTCCGCGGTCGGCTAACGAAGTATCAACGTTAAGCTTTTATGAGTCGCACCAAGGCATTCGCGCATCCTGTTCGAGAACCGCGCGAAGGCCTTCACAAACGGGGAGAGCCATGGTCGCCCGCACGGACCGTTCGAGCTTCGCAGCCTGGTGGTGGACGATCGACCGGGTCCTGCTCGCCGGCTTCCTGGCGCTGATGGTGACGGGGCTGGTGCTGTCTTTCGCGGCGAGCCCGCCGGTCGCCGAGCGCATCAACGTGGACAGCTTCCATTTCGTGAAGCGGCACGCGGCCTTCTTCGTGCCGGCGCTCCTGATCCTGGTGGCCGGGTCCTTCATGAGCCCGCGCACGGTGCGCCGGGTGGCGCTCGTTTCGCTCCTCATCGGGATCGCGCTGCTCGGGGCGACGCTCCTGTTCGGCCAGGAGGTCAAGGGCTCGCGACGCTGGATCAGCCTCGCCGGGCTCTCGATCCAGCCGTCCGAGTTCGTCAAGCCGGCCTTCGTGATCGTCATCGCCTGGCTCTTCGCGGAGCGGCAGCGGCGGCCGGAAATCCCCGGCAACCTCTTCGCCATCATGCTTCTCGGGGTCGTCATGGGGCTCCTCGTCGCGCAGCCGGACTTCGGCCAGACGGTGCTGACCGTCACGGCCTGGGGCGCGATGTTCTTCGTGGCCGGGGTGTCGCTCTTCTGGGTGATCCTGCTCGGGGTCGCGGGCGTCGGCGGCATCCTGGCTGCCTACGTGATGCTGCCCCACGTGGCGGCGCGCATCGACAAGTTCCTGCCGAAGTTCGACGGGACCGAGGCCCTGAAGCCCGGCTCGGAGAACTACCAAGCGGAACGGGCGATCGACAGCTTCACGAACGGCGGCTGGCTCGGGCGCGGCCCGGGCGAGGGCACGGTCAAATGGATCCTGCCGGACAGCCACACGGACTTCATCCCGGCGGTCCTCGGCGAGGAGTTCGGCATCATCGCCTGCCTGGTGCTCGTCACGGTCTTCGCGGCCATCATCCTGCGCGGCCTCCGCCACGCGCTGCAGAGCGAGGACCTGTTCATCCGGCTGGCGCTGACCGGCCTCGTGACGCTCTTCGGCATCCAGAGCGCCATCAACCTCGCGGTCAACCTGCACCTGGTGCCCTCCAAGGGCATGACGCTGCCCTTCATCTCCTACGGCGGCTCGTCGCTGCTGGCGATCGCCTTCGAGGCGAGCTGCATCCTGGCGCTCACCCGCCGACGCCCGCAGACGACCCGCATCGCCCGGCCGATCGAGGAGACGGCGCTCAGGGAGGCGCTGGCGTGAGCCGGACGGTGCTGGTCGCCGCCGGGGGGACCGGCGGGCATCTCTTCCCGGCGGAATCGCTCGCCGCCGAACTCGGCCGGCGCGGCTTCACGGTCGACCTCGCCACCGACGAGCGGGCCGACCGCTACGGGCGGGCCTTCCCGGCACGGGCCGTGCACATCATCGCGTCCGAGACGGTTCGCGGGCGGAGCCCGGCGGCGCTTGCCCGGACGGCCGCCAAGCTCGGCCTCGGCTTCCTGCAGGCCTGGCGACTCCTGGGGCGGATCCGCCCGGCGGCCGTGGTCGGCTTCGGCGGCTACCCGACCGTACCGCCCATGCTGGCGGCGGCGCTGCGGGGCGTGCCCACGATCCTGCACGACCAGAACGCCGTCATGGGGCGGGCGAACCGCGGGCTCGCGAAGCGGGCTACCCGGATCGCCCTGTCCTTCGCCAAGACCCGCCATGCGGAGAGCTTCGCGGCGAAGGCGGTGCACACCGGCAACCCGGTGCGCGACATGGTGATGGAGGCGGCCACGATCCCGTACGATCCGCCGCAGCCCGGGGGCGACTTCCGGCTCCTGGTGTTCGGCGGCAGCCAGGGGGCGCGGTTCTTCTCGGAGGCCGTGCCGCCGGCCCTCGAACGGCTGCCGGCCGAGCTGCGCGCCCGACTGAAGCTCGTCCAGCAGGTGCGGCCGGAGGACCTCGAGGCGACGCGCGCGGCCTTGTCGCGGCTCGGCATCGAGGCCGAGACGGCGCCCTTCTTCGTCGACCTGCCGGCGCGGATCGCCCGGTCGCATCTCGTCGTCTGCCGCTCCGGCGCCTCGACGGTCGGGGAACTGGCGGTGATCGGCCGACCCGCCATCATGGTGCCGCTCCCCCATGCTCTGGACCAGGATCAGGCCGAGAACGCGCGGACGCTGGAGGAGGCCGGGGGCGGCTGGACGATCCGGCAGGCGGACCTGACGCCCGAGCGGCTGGCCGGCCTCGTCGGCGACTTCATGCGCGAGCCCGGCCGGCTCGCGGCGGCCGCCGCGGCCGCGCGCGGCGAGGGGCGGCCGGACGCGGTGAAGCGGCTGGCGGACCTCGTGGAGGCGGTGGCGCGTTAGCCGGGCCACCCGGCCCGGCCGGACGGCTTCGATTGAACCAAGAGCCGCGGCGCGGCCGAGAACGGAGAACACCTCATGAAGATGCCCACCACGATCGGCCCCGTACACTTCGTGGGGATCGGCGGCATCGGGATGAGCGGCATCGCGGAGGTGCTGCACACGCTCGGCTTCACGGTCCAGGGCTCGGACGTCGCGGACAACTACAACGTCCAGCGGCTGCGCGAGAAGGGCATCGCTGTGGCGATCGGGCACGACGCCGCCAATCTCGGCGACGCGCGGGTGATCGTGGTGTCCTCGGCGATCAAGCGGGACAACCCGGAGCTCGTCGCGGCGCGGGCGCGGCTGCTGCCGGTCGTGCGGCGGGCCGAGATGCTGGCGGAGCTGATGCGCTTCAAGTCGGCGATCGCGATCGGCGGCACGCACGGCAAGACCACCACGACCTCGATGGTGGCGGCGCTGCTCGACGCGGGCGGCATGGACCCGACCGTCATCAACGGCGGCATCATCAACGCCTACGGGACGAACGCCCGGCTCGGGGCGGGGCAGTGGATGGTGGTGGAGTCCGACGAGTCGGACGGCTCCTTCGTCAAGCTGCCGGCCGACATCGCGGTCGTCACCAACATCGACCCGGAGCATCTCGATC
This window of the Prosthecomicrobium sp. N25 genome carries:
- the murG gene encoding undecaprenyldiphospho-muramoylpentapeptide beta-N-acetylglucosaminyltransferase, producing the protein MSRTVLVAAGGTGGHLFPAESLAAELGRRGFTVDLATDERADRYGRAFPARAVHIIASETVRGRSPAALARTAAKLGLGFLQAWRLLGRIRPAAVVGFGGYPTVPPMLAAALRGVPTILHDQNAVMGRANRGLAKRATRIALSFAKTRHAESFAAKAVHTGNPVRDMVMEAATIPYDPPQPGGDFRLLVFGGSQGARFFSEAVPPALERLPAELRARLKLVQQVRPEDLEATRAALSRLGIEAETAPFFVDLPARIARSHLVVCRSGASTVGELAVIGRPAIMVPLPHALDQDQAENARTLEEAGGGWTIRQADLTPERLAGLVGDFMREPGRLAAAAAAARGEGRPDAVKRLADLVEAVAR
- the ftsW gene encoding putative lipid II flippase FtsW yields the protein MVARTDRSSFAAWWWTIDRVLLAGFLALMVTGLVLSFAASPPVAERINVDSFHFVKRHAAFFVPALLILVAGSFMSPRTVRRVALVSLLIGIALLGATLLFGQEVKGSRRWISLAGLSIQPSEFVKPAFVIVIAWLFAERQRRPEIPGNLFAIMLLGVVMGLLVAQPDFGQTVLTVTAWGAMFFVAGVSLFWVILLGVAGVGGILAAYVMLPHVAARIDKFLPKFDGTEALKPGSENYQAERAIDSFTNGGWLGRGPGEGTVKWILPDSHTDFIPAVLGEEFGIIACLVLVTVFAAIILRGLRHALQSEDLFIRLALTGLVTLFGIQSAINLAVNLHLVPSKGMTLPFISYGGSSLLAIAFEASCILALTRRRPQTTRIARPIEETALREALA